A window of the Gossypium arboreum isolate Shixiya-1 chromosome 2, ASM2569848v2, whole genome shotgun sequence genome harbors these coding sequences:
- the LOC108466458 gene encoding F-box protein At1g70590-like: MNQKTLLDRSDASWFIAFPFSKPDGRDAKPKSSCWSKVSSESSSSPTNYPDFSALPFDILTKIAAPFNFPNLLAASLVCRSWGDALRALREAMVLLRQGKQFKHGRGGVGRNLEKALVSFLKGSARGSTLAMVDAGLVYWERGQKEEAIALYQKAAALGDAAGQCNLGISYLHAQPQNHKEAVKWLHQASIGGHVRAQYQLALCLHQGLGVEQNLQEAARWYLKAAEGGYVRAMYNASLCYTFGEGLSHSRRQARKWMKRAADRGHGKAQFEHGLALFSEGELLKAIVYLELATRSGETAATHVKNAVLQQLSATSRDRALLLTDNWRALPSSR, from the exons ATGAACCAAAAAACATTGCTAGACCGATCGGACGCCTCCTGGTTCATTGCGTTTCCGTTTTCCAAACCCGACGGTAGAGATGCAAAGCCCAAATCTTCATGCTGGTCCAAGGTCAGTTCAGAATCGTCATCATCTCCGACCAACTATCCCGATTTTTCAGCTCTCCCTTTCGACATATTAACGAAAATCGCGGCGCCGTTTAATTTCCCGAATCTTCTAGCGGCGTCTCTGGTGTGTAGGTCGTGGGGCGACGCGCTTCGGGCTTTGAGGGAAGCCATGGTACTACTGCGTCAGGGGAAGCAGTTCAAGCACGGTCGAGGCGGTGTTGGGCGCAATTTGGAGAAAGCTCTCGTCTCTTTTCTGAAAGGCTCTGCGCGTGGCTCCACGCTTGCCATGGTCGATGCGGGGCTTGTTTACTGGGAAAGGGGTCAGAAGGAAGAGGCGATTGCTCTTTATCAAAAAGCTGCTGCCCTTGGTGACGCTGCTGGCCAGTGCAATCTCGGAATTTCATACTTGCACg CACAACCTCAAAATCATAAGGAAGCTGTAAAATGGTTGCATCAAGCATCAATTGGGGGCCATGTTCGAGCTCAATACCAGCTGGCCCTTTGCCTACATCAAGGTCTTGGGGTGGAACAAAATCTTCAGGAAGCA GCTAGATGGTATCTAAAGGCTGCTGAAGGTGGATACGTGCGTGCAATGTATAATGCTTCCCTTTGTTATACATTTGGGGAAGGTTTATCACATAGTCGTAGACAAGCGAGGAAGTGGATGAAGAGAGCAGCTGATCGTGGCCATGGCAAAGCTCAATTTGAACATGGACTTGCTCTATTTTCC GAAGGGGAATTGCTGAAAGCTATTGTGTATCTTGAACTTGCTACACGTTCTGGTGAAACTGCTGCAACTCATGTCAAAAATGCAGTTCTTCAGCAACTCTCGGCAACTTCTCGTGACCGTGCCCTGCTTCTTACTGATAATTGGCGTGCTTTGCCTTCCTCCCGATGA